The Hydractinia symbiolongicarpus strain clone_291-10 chromosome 2, HSymV2.1, whole genome shotgun sequence genomic sequence cacagaaactgcagtagtcgatgtctctgattttattcttactgagctcgaccaacataactttgtttgtgctgtgctcattgaccttaaaaacgcttttgacactgttgatcataaaattttgttaaaaaaactatggtgttttggcatcagagatgctgcctttgactggttcgagtcctacttaacgggccgaatgcagctgactcttgtaaacgacacaggatcagatctgcttcatgaagacgcttttggtgtgccgcagggatctgtgttggggcccctgctctttcttttgtatattgatgacttaaaatctgtcatcaattcaaactaccaccatctatatgcagatgatacaataattatttcgtctcataaaaacttggatacccttgtctcccaggtcaagttagaactttcgcaagtcgacctctggctgaataataacaaaatgactattaatagggacaaaactgaaacaatctttttcggcaaccacagccagttaaaaaaagttgagaacaaaactatcaactatatgggtattcctttgaagaggagcgaaaaagttaaatatcttggggtaacatttgatcaaaaaatgcaatgggaaaagcacattaatgacataaatagaaaaatactaattaaatattctaaaattagaaccattgcatcctgtttaacacctcacacaaaaaaccttttaattactgtacttgtcatgccatatttcaactactgctcctcggcatgggcttgtgccacccaaggtagattgggaaaactagaaaaacgattaaaatgtgtccgtacctttcttgggaaagagagggaatattcaatgaataatttactcatcaaaaacgatgccatattagttttcaaagccatgaatcatattgctcctgattacatgcgctcaaaattctttttgacaaaaaactgtcataatcatcaaacaagaggagctttaaaaaacaggttcacacttcccttggtcaacacggaatttggcaaaaaagccttcccatttagagctgcaaaagtgtggaataatcttccagaccaagtgacctgtgatggaagtctactttcgtttaagacttccatctctaatgtatttggcaaattctaatggagatcactttttaactttttaatttttgttttttattctttttcttttcaattttcacagattataaatgttactatgtttgattgagctgaggcagtctaaggtttatcattttttgtttcttttttgttctagtggcccccagtggaaacaatccactaactataggtttttgtgattttctgggctagccactttaaatatttattattccaGTAAGGTGGAAAATGCAGTCGTATGTAAACCTGCCTGCGGGATTGGTCTCAGTATTTATGGATaaaatcgtgtagcaaaaattagataaaccagacgaaaaaaaggattttaaaacaatacagCAGGCTACTCTGAAGTATCTTGTCCACAGGGGCAGTGGTTGTGAAAACTGGGGTTAGGCTCCCAAAAGGTgttgaatacactttcttgcttcttacaaccgtgagtactgtccaacttggacctaaaactatttttgaaaatgttataaaattcaAAACTAACCACAAGCCAAAAACCACCCAAAACGAGCCAAAAATTCCCGAAAGTGCAACTGTCGATTTATAATATTAAATAGTAATACGGACATATATAAAAAGAGGTttccaaggcaaaggcattaaggacGGCAAGGAGAAGGCATGGCATAGGAAGGGAGAAGAGTCAGCAAGGCAGGGTTAGGCGTTCATAGCAGGCAATGGCGCACTAAAAgtaggcaaggaaacaggaagatgAATCAGCAAGGCAACGACAGGCAAgccatgggaggcacaggcaagggaaGAGTAGGCAGGTACCAGAAAGGGCATGGAAGGGTAGGCCAAATGGAAcagcaaggcaggggcaggcaccttaatagaaGCTCTCCCTTAAAGAACTGCGAAAAGGAGGTTTAACTGtcttttttgcaaactttgGAGGAGCaaccagtatagaaagtgttgcggagaggttgccaaggcaaaggcattcaggaaagggcacggcaataTATTTAGCGttgcacggcaaaggcaggcaaggaaacagggagaggaatcagcaaggcaggggtaggcaagacaggggtaggcaaggcatgggaggcacaggcaagggcatagcaggcaggcaccagaaaaggcataggaaaggAAGGGATTTATTAAGAAAGGCAAGGAAAGGGAGCGACAAAGGCAGGCAagaaaacaggaagaggaatcagcaaggcaggggtaggcaaggcatgggaggcacagacaAGGGCATAGTAAGCAGGCAACAGAAAAGACATAGAAAGGGAACGGCAAGAaaggaacggcaaggcagggccaGGCATTTAAATAGGCAGGCAAgccatgggaggcacaggcaagggaaGAGTAGGCAGGTACCAGAAAGGGCATGGAAGGGTAGGCCAAATGGAAcagcaaggcaggggcaggcaccttaatagaaGCTCTCCCTTAAAGAACTgcgaaaaggaagtttaactgtcttttttgcaaactttgGAGGAGCAACCAGTATAGAAaatgttgcggagaggttgccaaggcaaaggcattcaggaaagggcacggcaataTATTTAGCGttgcacggcaaaggcaggcaaggaaacagggagaggaatcagcaaggcaggggtaggcaagacaggggtaggcaaggcatgggaggcacaggcaagggcatagcaggcaggcaccagaaaaggcataggaaaggAAGGGATTTATTAAGAAAGGCAAGGAAAGGGAGCGACAAAGGCAGGCAagaaaacaggaagaggaatcagcaaggcaggggtaggcaaggcatgggaggcacagacaAGGGCATAGTAAGCAGGCAACAGAAAAGACATAGAAAGGGAACGGCAAGAaaggaacggcaaggcagggccaGGCATTTAAATATACACTCCTTCCCCTTCTACAACTCGAAGATTACGTATATTTAATTAAGGTATTTTAAGGTCAATATACAGAATTTTATCAATATAATACAACggggttgttgtaggtgcaagataatgtttttcatgccctgtccaggattcgaacctggatctctcgtttacgagtgtcatagccattagactaACAAGGCGTAATAATtatgtaattttgttaattaaatatacttaaatatTTACACTTGTGTCTAATAAAGTAAGTAATTTTGATCATTATCCATCAGTTTTTGACCTTTCGTATTAAAGGATCGTGTGTTTCAGGCTTAATCCCGAAGTTTGAGGTGAAATCAAGTaagtttattgaaaaaattttcCAGCATGCAAAGGAACGAATATTATCAGAACAAACTACCactttattctttattattccatgaaattaacgagtcaagaaattaacgcaaattacatttaattaacgcgaatttgagaATATGCTACATCACACGGAGCGAAAATTACGGTAACAGGCgattttatttattgtaaaaaaagtcggcaattTACAGTATTTTAATcaacgagtcatgaaattaaaagtctttaaattaacacgaATTTTGACAAACCGgtttacacgctttttttataagaatattgtttttttgtttcagccTCAGTATCCTTAGCTTTTTGACAAATCTCAGCcacaaatattcttaaaaatattcttcaCCGGAAAGTATGATTACCCTTAATATGCTTAAAGATGGTTAAAAAAATGGTGGAAAGTCATTAAACAAAGTGAAAACGACAGGTGATCcgacaagaaaataaacatacaGTATAAGAAATAAAACTCTAATCAAAATCTGCGCATCACACAAATTTTCATATCTAAAACAAGAAGTTGAGGCTGggtatattcttaggatatttctAATTTTAACCCATTTCTCAGCCTCGATATTCTTATaattatattcttataaaaaagcgtgtaaaatCATAACTgggtaatttcatggaataaggtaattACGCACATTATATGCAGAATCTTGGAACAAAAACGCAAGACACAAATAATATGACAAAACGCAAATTGTTTTATAATAGCTtaataaagaattttataaCCTAAAGTTATGCTTGCAAGACACAAATATAGGTGGTGgtggtttgaattgatgacagattttaagtcatcaatatacaaaagaaaaagcaggggcccaacacagatccctgcggcaaagGTAAAAAGTCAGGGTAAaaatcagaatatatatatatatacatcatagTATACGGAATATAATATCCTTAATACTGCAATGTATAGCTATATGTGCAacataattaatgtttttcctagccctgtccaggattcgaacttggatctctcatttataagagtgtcatagccattagaccaacagggcatgaatgcatatatacttttatagttGCACATTATAGCCACACATGTACAGAAAGTCTGACATATAAAAACATCATTTAGTTTTCTTTATACAAGTGTCTCAGAACTGCAATATTAACCACAACagcaaaaaacaaatcaaaatataaaaatatataaccaaaATGAGTCAAAACTTTGTACTCTCTGCACACCATATGttacttatgttaacttttgaagttgtagCTTCACACCTGTCGTGGACGACAGACGTCAGTCACTTTTTCCTCTTCTTCTACTTCATCTCTAGAGAGAGGAGGATGAGGGTTAGATCGAACTACAGTGACTATACTGTTTTCTGAGGCTTTATATATGGAGAATTTTTACtcacaaatttttatatgtcATGGTGCTTCTTTATTAGCAAAAACACAGTCTATTCTGGACACAATATTCTATATGGGTCAGTGACACattttatttagaacaaaacaaatcaGAAGATGCTACAAAACGTTACGAAGGATTTTTCTTATGCGAATTGGATGGCAAATTTGCAGGCGAAATGTATCTAAGCAtgcacatttttatttgtgttattttgCTTCGAAAAGTTTGCTtaactgaaaagtagaaacaaggttcttttttcatgtaaatatacatcctaacaaagttttatcctaacatagaaaaaataacaaaagaagtcttaattcaaaatatatatatactcaaTAAAATGCATAactataaattcaaataaaagctCAATGTTgttcaatgtttatatatatttgaagattttctaTGTTTCTAcgttattttttctgttattatatagatgtttgAAGATTTTCAGGACATGTTAATGATTGCACAAGAACCACtccttagaaattaaaaaaaattgttactagAAAATATGGATGTTGGTGTTAATCctgatatatatatagaaataatttcagTTTCTATAACATGACTCGCACTagtgtataaaattaatttgaagacACATGATCCTGTTGCTGTATTAGCGAAAGAGTAGTCTGTTTGGAACGCCAAATAGTCTATGGGTGTACATTTTGTTTAGAATCCGACGACTACAAATTTATATACATGTTAAACAAAAATTGCATCCAGCACCGTGATGCCCCAGTGGTAGCTAAATATTTACTCCTCTGGGTGTTTGGTGATGCCTCTTAATTTCTAGCTAGCTCCACAATTATATGACTCTCCTCCCCCTGCCCTCTCCCCAACACTTCTCTGTCATCcaatcttgaaaaaaattacctttggtGTCGGTAACATGTGACCATGTCAATGTCTATATAAATATTGACAGGAAGTATTATATGTGGAAAAATTAGCGATgttcttttgttgattttgctaagtttttttagtcattctttatatacatttaaaaaatttgtcaagAGCCAACACATTTTGTGGAGCTGGATAAAACTACAAAGTAGTTATGTGATGGACATCACTCACTGTGTGCagtagcagctagctagctcaaaAATCCGTCCTAAAGTCTTAGGACGGATTTTTGAGAATTCTCTTATGATCTTCTTCATCTAGCATAAGAGAAAACTTAATAAGCATTTTTATGCTAGTTAAattggtagttttatgctagcttagCTGCTACTGTTGTGCTAGATAGCTTTAGGTGTATGTAAGGGGTTTTCACAACCTTTAAAAAACAGTGATCATAACCTCCActtctttcttgaaaaatctCATCATTTCGCTTCTAGCTGGCTGACTACGTTTAGCACCAtctttaaaacacaacaaaaactccatcgccgtgccaAAAACACGTTGTCTCGCTCAATCAGATATTTACGAAAATTTACCAACAAATGACCAGATAAAATTACTGGGCAACACTGATAAAATggcagaattttttataaatttgatgtatagggacgaaatcgtatagaaatcctatatactctccaccgtacttcctttttcttttatatttggcttatttaatgaggaaatgggctccgcttctctccgcaaaaaagCCTTTATGATTTAACCCTAAAACTTAACAGGTTGAGTGTTTCATTGTGTTTTGCTGCAATGTTCAAAAGTTTCTTCTCCACATATAATCAATGTATCTAAATAATGTATCATCTTAGTCCAGGGGTTGGTATAGAAAATATTAAGGTGCAAATATCTCAAATTTAATATCTAAAACATATGGTATCAAATTTGAGATATAAAGTCAACTTGGCTCCAATGAATTTACTGACAATTTTGGTCTTTAAGAACTGTAACAACTAAGTCATGGTACAGAAGTGATCAAAATTCATTATTAAGAGAACGGCAACTGGTAACTATGCTCCACAAAAAGGCATACAGGGGagacaaaacataaaaacaggtgtattaacctcgtccccagaactTTACTGGGCCTATGATATCCCAAACcttgatcccagggcttttttctttaatataagggacggtgttttaaaagaaacaaagagTGATTGCAAGATCCAATGCGTGATGTACCATTGCCCTTATTGGAAGTTTTACCATTACCTCCTAAGCAGGCTAAAGCCTTTAATACACCACCTTTTTACATTCCATGAATTTCAACAAGTTCTTCAGTCTCGTCGCAACGGCTCTGCGCCAGGTATCAATATGATGCCATATGAGGTTTATAAATATTGCCCAAAAACTGCTTCTTTCTTATTTAATACATTAAAGTCATGTCTTAAACAGTCCTGTTTTCCTTTGCAGTGGCGTGTTCCATCTGAGGTTTTTATCCCTAAATGCAAGCTTCCCGAACCATCCTGCATAAGGGATTATAGACCAATAGCTTTATTAAATGTGGCAGGTAAACTATTCTGTAGCCTAATCTTGAAACGTTTAGAGACTCacatcataaaaaataataatttcgtCAACAAACGTATTCAGAAAGGTTGTATGGAAAAGGTTCCTGGTTGTTGGGAGCATATATCCCTAATTTGGTCGGCATTAAAATCTGCCAAGACTGACAAAGCTGTTTATGCTATATGGCTGAATGTAGCTAATGCATACCCTTCAGTTCCGCACAAACTTATCTTCTTTGCTTTAGAACGTTATGGTGTATCATCTTTCTGGATAGACCTTATTTCTTAATAAGGTCTATCTCGAGTATCTATTAAAGCTTTGTTATGGTGGTTTATGGAGTAAATCCTTTTTACTCTCTTCTCCATCAGGGtaacaattctttcactgccacaatgtctaacttccttttgtatagggGCAACCTACAACACTCTTCCCtctccaaccaatcttgtgagatggggaattgagaaagacaaaagttgcactctgtgcaagaaaccatcctcaaatatctctcacatattgggtgcctgtaggacctcccttaCGCAGGGTAGATACACATTCCGTCATGATtcggttttaatagttttggttaAGACATTAAAGAGTTTTTGCtatcatatgaacctcttaaggtttccaagtgcaacaaaattaatttcattctgGCCGGCCAATCACCATCTAAGAAGAGACATACAAAGTGCccaggccttcttcaccttgcttctgattggaaaatactgtcagatttagattccgttttagttgttccaccatacattgaaataacacaactacgcccagacgtgttattaatatccacaggggcggatacaggatTTTTTTCTCCTTAGGCGGATTTGCGAAGCGAAGCGAAGCGAAGCCCACGCGCAATTTTTGCGTAGCAAAAATTGCGCGTGATAAAACAGCTGGGGGTCTtggggggcgctgtaagccccaGAAGTGGGGTCTGGGGCGAAACCCCAGAAGCTttagcttatttatctatttcagCACTCAAAAATGCAGCAGACAGGACCTTCACATGTCCATTTCTTATAtgttattggaaaaaaaaacaaccataaaattcataaataaaagCCAAATAATGTTTGCAGAAAAATTAAGGCTAAAATTAGCCAGCCagcaaaatttcttctttcttccagaTTCACATCCAGATAAATGaaatccaaaaataacattttttaaagattagaGGATTAAATTAATAATCcagtcaaaatcttctttcttcattcaaaatcttctttcttctttcttccagcTTGCACATCAGGTAATATAACCAACTATGAACAAAATGAATCTGTCATGAAATGAGTCAAATTGATCAATTGTCAAAACCAaccaatgaataaataaataaacaacaatcaaaactgaaaattttaaactaaatttcAGTACACCAGGTCAACATGAAGCATAAAAAAACATACTCCCTTATATAccaacttacttacttacttcccttacctacttcccttacctacttactatacctacttcccttacctacttcccttacctacttacTATACCTACTTCCCTTGCTTACCTACTTTCCTTacctacttcccttacctacttacTATTATCATTGCATTAGGGGAATACTCGCACCCACCAGGCTGACTTAAGACAAGTATTATCattgcagctagctgttttgttacCTTAACTTAAAGTATAACCGTCTTtagacaagtattatcattgcagctagctgttttgttacCTTATTAACTGAATATTATTTATACTACTATCATGGATGTATACAGAATTTATGAAAATAGCCTAAATTTTATCAATCAcatctaaaaaatttaacaatcaGATGAAAAGAAAAAGGGCGAGGGGAGGGGGGAGAGAGAGAAAAAGAGCAGAGAGGTAAAAAAGATAAAGGGGTGGGGGGGTAACATGGTAAGTACtatctattaacatttctttatCATTAGTTATATATCTCAAAACATGTCATGTCTTAAAATTTTAGTCTTCTGTTATCaatggaaaatttatttataacttcATTTATATCAACGTTTATTTCTTTATGGATGTGGAGAAGAGCTAAGCCATTTAGTCTATCGTTAGACATAGTACTGCGGTTATAGCAGGTAATTCATATGTTTTAACTATAGGTTTTGTTAAGAAATTAAGTTTTGTCTGTAATTTACCACCTACACACATATTACCGTCAGTAAATACTTTTTtaggaaaacataatttaagtgATTGATCAGTCTTTCGTTTTAAGGAAGAATGAACGAGAGGCACGAAATGGTTGGACTGAAATTTTGAAGATAACATAAGGCCTTCATAACAAAACATTATGTGTAGATCAGCCTTCATTGAAACATGCTTACGGGGAATTATTTTTTGGTTCATACAAACCTTAAACTTTTCCTCTCCGATATCAGGGTAATATGAGAATATAATTCTCCCTGTAACTGAGGACAAAGCTAAAAGGCAAAGGAAACTTGACCAGTTTTTGTCATTTAAATTTAAGACAGCTTCCTCTTTTATAAGCTCTTCCCCCtctttattgctgtcacaagcaaCATGGGAAACACagaaaaatagaatatttttcAGAGAACTGAAAGAACCTCTCTGCTCTTGAAAGATGGAAGAAAATAGaggatgattggaataaaaatttGGGAAgagaaaaagttccaacgatacCAGAAGTCGTAGCAAGTCCACCAACATATTGTTACTTCCCAAACACAAGGATGCTGAACTGTATAAACAATTTCCAGAAGCTTCAGATCTACAaaagtgaacataaaaaatttgttcacTTCACTCTACTGCAAATCTACAACAAGAATAACAGCTGGCTCTATTATTGTCATTAAATAGTCTCGATGACCCAAAtagaaactttttgtttattgtagTGAACCcccttttgtttattgtttaaaagcTTAATAGCGCTTTGTCACCACAatacaattaatttatttttaaacattccttAGGGATTatcaacaaaagtaaaaatagataGTTACCTCAAAGCGACGAATGCTTTCTCTTTGGCATACCCAGGAATAAAATGTTCAACACTGAAATTTCTGCTTAACAACTTTTTCTCAATCTTTCTCCAATGATCTAATGTTCCAAAATCAGGAAACTCTGTTATTTTATCTTTCAATATCTTATAAAGACTTTTACATTCGCAAATATCATTGCTTTTTACAGCAAGCACAACCCGATCCCGCAAGCTCCCATCAGAAGACATGTTGGATCAGAAAGAACTTCAGAATTGCAGTTGGCCGAAGCTGGCCGAACCCATTAAACAGACCGGCTACCGCGAGGCAATAACAATAGGAAGAGTAAATTATTCCTACGCACCCATCCCCTAATATCAATCTTTCTTTCACCGTAAATTTCGACTAaagagagtccaaaagtccacactcCGGCGAGATTCTTTTTACGtcacaaattcttttgttttaaccagagtccaaaagtccacacctcGGCGAGATTTTTCTCGACGTCATAAttcttttgtgtttcttttgtttaagagagtccaaaagtccacacctcGGCAGCCGCCGAAGTCGACTGTTTTTACGGCAGAAAACAAAGGAATCGAGAGAAACAAAGTCAGCGAAATGCGGCAAAATGTAGTTCGACTACCGTAAGAACCATAGTACTTCGGCAAAGCACATCGAAGGAGAGTCGAGCCTCGGCAAACACTCCTGAGTGGAGATAAGAATATTACCTCGGATCCTGGGCGCAAAGGAATCTTATTAAacgcttataataaaaattatgcgttgctttaaatcaatttctatATTTAGATACACATGATTTTCTCATTGGCAAAATTTCTCCTTAGGCGAGTGCCGAAGTGGCTGAAGTCTAAATCCGCCCCTGatccagttcttccaaaactgtaaCTATGGTAAAACTGACtgtccatgtgaagagaacacggaatattggcacaaatgaaagcttaacaaatattcttcattttgttatgctatgaaaaacaatggatggatcgtgcatttctttgccattgaggtgggtgcaaggggtttctgttcagaatcagtaaggacctgttttcgtcgccttggtttccctaacaagcctttacgttccctattaaaatccctaacttttacttcatgagtgcttctttttacatctggatgtctcgaaattctaccacttgggttgagcctgaaaagaccccaatcattcctgaagtttcttctgttacaaatatggaatgtaagaaatcaaaaaccctTGAGAAATCTTCCGaaagtcacacaaaatcttgtaaaatcaaaacaCCCGAAAAACCTGCTACAAGGTCTTACCAAACAACAGTTgcattgccatctaaccctaattttaggaatagcggtctaaaaaacttgggaaacacatgttatgcaaactccatctcacaatgtttttataaccttccaaaagttaaagaagccatttctgtcagcaaaacaacctcaaagttaaGCGAAGCGAAATTTTGTTTCTGCTGGTAGTTACCCCACAGCAAAGAAGAAGAAACCTCCTCCAATAAGCATAACCAAAGAGTTAATGCTTACAAACAGTGGAATACAAAATAAGGGTAACACTTGCTTTGAAATTTCTATTCTGTAATGTTTAGACTCCCATGTACAATTCCATGTAGCCCTCTCGGCAGGAAATCCTTCCTTGTCACCTCTTGCTTCAGCTTGCTCGAATGTTTTCCAACAATTATCATCTTTAAAAGTCCCAGTttttgtaggtgttcttcaaagtttggctgtttctagaagtccagttgatccctcccattttttgcgtgctatgaaacatcatatctcagtTGCGAAGGGAAttgcatttaatatctttgcttagcacgacgtccccgaggttcctggatatctcctacctggtctgtcattagactttccatttcttccaagtctttttagtattggcatcaagacatcaaccacttgcaattcatgtcatattaccagctcctcagaagttatagcaccatgcatccaactttctctgcaccctacgttacaatcttccttagataatttcttcgaaagcgaggagttgtcagacaccaatgcctacttctgccatgtttgcaacgctcatc encodes the following:
- the LOC130629885 gene encoding transcription termination factor Rho-like, with the protein product MGGTGKGIAGRHQKRHRKGRDLLRKARKGSDKGRQENRKRNQQGRGRQGMGGTGKGIAGRHQKRHRKGRDLLRKARKGSDKGRQENRKRNQQGRGRQGMGGTDKGIVSRQQKRHRKGTARKERQGRARHLNIHSFPFYNSKITYI